In a genomic window of Bradyrhizobium ontarionense:
- a CDS encoding ATP-binding protein, with protein sequence MFSRNFRARMIAIAAIWISIVLFASGLGLSIIIRRVVEAHFDHDLLDHARELVDLVELDAAQRPFIARNLSDPRFSPARSGMYWQVVLQNGESARSPSLDDDLFLSLTPDQTRDGSASPSTVLTNVEGPTGPMRMIRNISEPSRLGQTVEVRIGADERLISDEMQHLNLTLMAMLGILALAMVGTAYAQVVYGLRPLQRMSRAIVDVRSGKTTRLPEDLPEEIMPLVTELNGMITANLTMVDRARVLAGNFAHALKTPLAILDEEATRLGASGQESHARILFEQCARMALLIDYQTARAKASAIANAGACSVVADVLRSVINTYSRFGPGHDRRFEVEGAADVVVACDTNDLTELIGNLLDNAAKWARDRVVISIEDLESTVLITVEDDGPGIPIEHRTRVFDVGTRLDEAKPGTGLGLAIARDLTSLYDGRLWIDDSRIGGAALKLALRKKSAPNCSTASIAAGTADIHGAVAPKGADEIDRNRGGCEQLGE encoded by the coding sequence ATGTTCAGCCGCAACTTCCGGGCCCGCATGATCGCGATCGCCGCGATCTGGATTTCGATCGTCTTGTTCGCCAGCGGGCTCGGGCTTTCGATCATCATTCGCCGTGTCGTCGAGGCCCACTTCGATCATGACCTGCTGGATCACGCTCGCGAGCTCGTCGACCTCGTTGAGCTCGACGCAGCGCAGCGGCCATTCATCGCCCGCAATCTGAGCGATCCGCGATTCTCCCCTGCCCGATCCGGAATGTATTGGCAGGTCGTTCTGCAGAACGGCGAAAGCGCGCGTTCGCCTTCGCTGGACGATGATCTTTTTCTTTCACTCACGCCCGACCAGACTCGCGACGGCTCCGCGAGCCCCTCCACGGTGCTTACAAATGTAGAGGGACCGACCGGGCCGATGCGCATGATCCGAAACATCAGCGAGCCGTCCCGTCTCGGACAAACCGTCGAGGTCCGCATCGGTGCCGACGAGCGACTGATCAGCGACGAGATGCAGCACCTCAATCTGACGCTGATGGCGATGCTCGGTATCTTGGCCCTTGCCATGGTCGGCACCGCCTATGCTCAGGTCGTCTACGGTCTGCGGCCGCTGCAACGCATGAGTCGCGCCATCGTGGACGTGCGCAGCGGCAAGACCACACGCCTGCCGGAGGACCTGCCGGAGGAGATCATGCCGCTGGTAACCGAGTTGAACGGAATGATCACGGCCAATCTCACAATGGTCGATCGCGCGCGCGTGCTCGCTGGAAATTTTGCGCATGCGCTGAAGACGCCCCTGGCCATCCTCGACGAGGAAGCAACGCGGCTGGGAGCATCCGGCCAGGAGAGCCACGCTCGGATTCTCTTCGAGCAATGCGCGCGAATGGCGCTGCTGATCGACTATCAGACAGCACGCGCGAAGGCGTCCGCAATAGCGAATGCAGGCGCGTGTTCGGTCGTGGCAGACGTATTGAGGAGCGTCATCAATACCTATTCGCGATTTGGCCCAGGGCATGACCGGCGGTTCGAAGTCGAAGGGGCGGCGGACGTCGTCGTCGCCTGCGATACAAACGATTTGACCGAGCTGATTGGCAACCTTCTCGACAACGCGGCAAAATGGGCGCGCGACCGCGTCGTGATATCGATCGAAGACCTCGAGAGCACCGTCTTGATCACGGTGGAGGACGATGGGCCCGGCATTCCAATCGAGCATCGAACGCGCGTGTTCGATGTCGGCACGAGACTTGACGAAGCAAAGCCGGGCACTGGACTGGGTCTCGCAATTGCCCGCGACCTGACCAGCCTCTATGACGGCCGACTGTGGATCGATGACTCGAGAATTGGGGGCGCTGCCCTGAAGCTTGCGCTCCGAAAAAAGAGCGCTCCGAATTGCAGCACGGCTTCGATCGCGGCGGGCACAGCAGACATACACGGCGCCGTGGCCCCGAAAGGCGCGGACGAGATAGATCGGAATCGCGGCGGCTGTGAGCAACTTGGCGAATAA
- a CDS encoding response regulator transcription factor, with product MRILLIEDEPVYAARIRESLADAGFEADLATDGKQGWMLGNSQPYDAAVLDLGLPCLSGLDVLQRWRHTGHTLPVLILSARSGWAERVNGLNAGADDYLEKPFKAQELVARVRSLLRRVANRPDAVLRLRQIEFNAAAGLVKKDGEIVDLTASELRVLELLMRRADHIVSQTELLDHIYPGSDHRDSNTVEVYIARLRRKLGRDCIRTIRGMGYRFG from the coding sequence ATGCGCATTCTGCTCATAGAGGACGAGCCCGTTTACGCGGCGCGCATCAGGGAAAGCCTGGCCGACGCCGGCTTCGAGGCGGATCTAGCCACCGACGGCAAGCAGGGTTGGATGCTGGGCAACAGCCAGCCCTATGATGCCGCGGTCCTCGATCTTGGCCTGCCGTGCCTTTCGGGCCTCGATGTGCTGCAACGCTGGCGTCATACGGGACACACGCTGCCGGTGCTGATCCTGTCCGCCCGCAGCGGCTGGGCCGAGCGCGTCAACGGACTCAACGCAGGCGCGGACGACTATCTCGAAAAGCCCTTCAAGGCGCAGGAGTTGGTCGCGCGGGTCAGATCGCTGCTCCGGCGGGTTGCCAACAGACCGGACGCCGTGCTCCGGCTCCGGCAGATCGAGTTCAACGCGGCGGCCGGCCTGGTCAAGAAGGATGGCGAGATCGTCGACCTGACCGCAAGCGAGTTGCGTGTCCTCGAGCTCCTCATGCGCCGCGCCGATCATATCGTGTCGCAGACCGAGCTGCTGGACCACATCTATCCGGGCAGCGACCATCGCGATTCCAATACCGTCGAAGTCTACATTGCCCGGCTCAGGAGAAAGCTGGGGCGCGATTGCATTCGCACCATCAGAGGCATGGGATATCGCTTCGGATAG
- the ccmI gene encoding c-type cytochrome biogenesis protein CcmI: MMLWLILTAMISVAAVLISTPFIRRFERRQLASAQGLAVHHDQLREIENDTARGLIDKSDGENAASEIKRRILAAAAAEQPPAPSLTSSERKFALTVVTGTVVFGSVVLYAVIGNPDVPAAGPGQTASSTSARSVGEARSDAGTQAIASLEQMASQDSRDRPQQGSGLPPVEEMIQRVQTRLERNPKDPDGWRLLGWSLFNIERFAEATQAYARAMELRPGSAEYRSARGEALVRAADGTVTPDARADFDEALRLDPKDARARFFIGVVKEQEGDKRGAMTDWTAIVSEADPNEPWLPDLKQRLGALRRELGENDGAPSSTLPNLSAERMQELLRSGKTAATEPAEPRGPRAEDVRKAESMSAQDRNLMIRGMVDSLASRLEQSPRDAEGWIKLIRSRVVLGEVEAAKQSLQRALSVFAEDAPERTRIADAAKQLGINP; the protein is encoded by the coding sequence ATGATGCTGTGGCTGATCCTGACGGCGATGATTTCCGTGGCCGCCGTGCTTATATCGACGCCCTTCATACGCAGATTCGAGCGGAGACAGTTGGCTTCGGCTCAGGGACTTGCCGTCCACCACGACCAGCTTCGCGAGATCGAGAACGACACCGCGCGGGGCCTGATCGACAAGTCGGATGGCGAGAACGCGGCCAGCGAGATCAAGCGGCGCATTCTCGCCGCAGCCGCCGCAGAACAACCGCCCGCGCCCTCCCTCACGAGCTCCGAACGAAAATTTGCGCTCACCGTCGTGACGGGGACGGTGGTGTTCGGCTCCGTCGTTCTGTACGCGGTCATCGGAAATCCGGATGTCCCCGCAGCCGGGCCGGGCCAGACAGCCAGTAGCACGTCGGCCAGATCGGTTGGCGAGGCGCGATCCGACGCCGGCACGCAGGCCATTGCGTCATTGGAGCAGATGGCCAGCCAGGACAGTCGGGACCGACCGCAGCAGGGCAGCGGGCTGCCGCCGGTCGAAGAGATGATCCAACGTGTGCAGACCAGACTGGAGCGGAATCCCAAGGATCCGGACGGATGGCGGCTGCTGGGCTGGTCCTTGTTCAACATCGAGCGATTTGCCGAGGCTACGCAGGCCTATGCGCGCGCCATGGAGCTGCGGCCGGGCTCGGCGGAATATCGGAGCGCAAGGGGCGAAGCGCTGGTGCGGGCCGCAGACGGCACCGTCACGCCTGACGCCCGCGCGGATTTTGACGAGGCACTCAGGCTGGATCCCAAAGACGCGCGCGCCCGCTTCTTCATCGGCGTCGTGAAAGAACAGGAGGGAGACAAACGGGGGGCGATGACCGACTGGACGGCCATCGTCTCGGAGGCCGATCCGAATGAGCCATGGCTGCCCGATCTCAAGCAGCGGCTTGGCGCGCTCCGTCGCGAGCTCGGAGAGAATGACGGCGCGCCATCGTCTACTCTGCCGAACCTGTCCGCCGAGCGCATGCAGGAACTCCTGCGCTCCGGCAAGACGGCCGCGACCGAGCCCGCGGAGCCGCGCGGCCCCCGCGCCGAAGACGTCCGCAAAGCGGAAAGTATGTCCGCACAGGACCGCAACCTCATGATCCGGGGCATGGTGGATAGCCTTGCGAGCCGGCTCGAACAATCACCGCGCGATGCGGAGGGCTGGATCAAGCTGATCCGCTCGCGGGTCGTGCTGGGCGAGGTCGAGGCAGCGAAACAGTCCCTGCAACGTGCATTGTCGGTCTTCGCCGAGGATGCCCCTGAGCGCACGCGCATAGCTGACGCCGCCAAGCAGCTCGGGATCAACCCATAG
- a CDS encoding cytochrome c-type biogenesis protein translates to MSCRRIKRVAEALLVSSLMLTATLSPSRAVLPDEMLRDEGLETRARALSQELRCVVCQNQSIDDSNAPLAHDLRVLLRDRLQAGDSDRQAVDFLVARYGNFVLLKPPLQWNTIPLWIGPLLALLAAIVAFGRYVRRAAANATALDAEHVAPLSADELKAIEAILDRRSLS, encoded by the coding sequence ATGAGCTGCCGGCGGATCAAGAGAGTAGCCGAAGCGCTGCTCGTCAGCTCGCTCATGCTGACGGCGACCCTGTCGCCGTCCCGTGCGGTGCTTCCGGACGAAATGCTGCGGGATGAGGGGCTGGAGACCCGTGCGCGCGCGCTGAGCCAGGAGTTGCGCTGCGTCGTCTGTCAGAATCAAAGCATCGACGACTCGAACGCTCCATTGGCGCATGATCTGAGGGTGCTGCTGCGAGATCGCCTGCAGGCTGGCGACAGCGATCGGCAGGCAGTGGACTTCCTCGTCGCACGCTATGGCAACTTCGTTCTGCTCAAGCCTCCCCTGCAGTGGAATACGATCCCGCTCTGGATCGGCCCGCTGCTGGCGCTGCTGGCGGCCATCGTCGCCTTTGGCCGCTACGTGCGCCGGGCGGCAGCCAATGCGACAGCGCTCGATGCGGAGCACGTCGCTCCGCTCAGCGCCGACGAACTCAAAGCCATCGAGGCGATCCTCGATCGACGGAGCCTTTCATGA
- a CDS encoding DsbE family thiol:disulfide interchange protein gives MPRLPYLIPLVTFAALAAGLAFSLTNDPRRMPSTLIDKPTPRFQLASLDGKGAGLANTDLQGDVLLLNVFASWCPGCRVEHPMLLKLAESSAIPIYGLNWKDDRSDGKRWLAKHGSPYARVGSDESGRVGIDLGVTGVPETFVIDRAGRIRFRYPGPLTEDVWRDDFEPLLKALRSES, from the coding sequence ATGCCGCGCCTCCCTTATCTCATACCGCTCGTCACTTTCGCCGCGCTGGCCGCTGGACTTGCTTTCAGTCTGACCAACGATCCACGGCGAATGCCGTCGACCCTGATCGACAAGCCGACGCCGCGCTTCCAGCTCGCATCGCTGGACGGCAAGGGTGCCGGTCTTGCCAATACCGATCTGCAGGGCGACGTCTTGCTGCTCAATGTGTTCGCATCCTGGTGTCCCGGATGCCGCGTCGAGCACCCGATGCTGCTCAAGCTTGCGGAGAGCTCCGCCATCCCGATCTACGGACTGAACTGGAAGGACGATCGGAGCGACGGTAAACGCTGGCTTGCCAAGCATGGCAGTCCCTATGCCCGTGTCGGCTCCGATGAGTCCGGCCGGGTCGGCATCGATCTCGGCGTGACCGGCGTTCCCGAGACCTTCGTGATCGACCGGGCCGGCCGGATCCGCTTCCGCTATCCCGGCCCGCTGACCGAAGACGTGTGGCGTGACGATTTCGAACCTCTCCTGAAGGCACTCAGGAGCGAGTCATGA
- a CDS encoding heme lyase CcmF/NrfE family subunit produces the protein MTAEAGSFALILALLVSLVQSIVPFAALRRQSAMIAGFVRHAALTQFLFVAIAFACLTSLFVHSDFSVQVVAANSHTLKPLLYKVSGVWGNHEGSMLLWVLILSVFGAAVALFGANLPERLQSNVLGVHGMIGLGFLAFIVSTSNPFARLADAPLEGNGLNPILQDPGLAFHPPFLYLGYVGFSMAFSFSVAALIEGKVDASWARWVRPWVLAAWCFLTIGITLGSAWAYYTLGWGGWWFWDPVENASFMPWLAGTALLHSALVVERRNALQSWTILLGIVTFSLSLIGTFLVRSGVLTSVHAFAQDPSRGAFILALILVATGGALTLYAIRAPGLKHGALFAAVSRESGLVLNNVLLTAAVATVFLGTFYPLLVDMLGNDKISVGPPYYNMTFVPIMVPVLLAMVIGPVLKWKRDLLVAALQRLRLVGGLAALVTVAMLIATFGRHVLVAFFFGIAVWLVVGSLMILVHRVRLGTTTPLATSLNLARTTPLAVYGLVLAHAGMGVTVAGITGMTAWASEKVQMLRPGQSLQLAGYDIKLRSIGKFPGPNYEAERGTFDITRNGKPFTQLSSERRFYPVRQQLTTAAGIRTNLIWNVYVTLGDPDDKGAWAVRCYYHPLVPLVWIGALLMACGGFISLADRRLRVGAPRRAMPAVPIAVPAE, from the coding sequence ATGACGGCGGAGGCCGGATCCTTTGCGCTAATTCTCGCGCTTCTCGTGTCGCTGGTGCAGTCGATCGTTCCGTTCGCAGCGCTGCGTCGCCAATCCGCAATGATCGCCGGCTTCGTTCGTCACGCCGCCCTCACTCAGTTTCTCTTTGTCGCGATCGCGTTCGCATGCCTGACGTCGCTGTTCGTCCACTCGGACTTTTCAGTCCAGGTCGTCGCAGCGAATTCGCACACGCTGAAGCCGCTGCTCTACAAGGTCTCCGGAGTCTGGGGGAACCACGAGGGATCCATGCTGTTGTGGGTCCTGATCCTCTCCGTGTTCGGCGCGGCAGTTGCATTGTTCGGCGCGAACCTTCCCGAGCGGCTGCAGAGCAACGTTCTCGGCGTGCACGGCATGATCGGTCTCGGCTTTCTGGCGTTCATTGTCTCAACCTCGAATCCGTTCGCGCGGCTCGCCGATGCTCCCCTTGAAGGCAACGGGCTGAATCCGATTTTGCAGGATCCCGGCCTCGCCTTTCATCCGCCGTTTCTGTACCTGGGTTACGTCGGCTTCTCGATGGCGTTCTCGTTCTCGGTTGCCGCGCTGATCGAGGGAAAGGTCGATGCCAGCTGGGCCCGCTGGGTTCGACCGTGGGTGCTCGCGGCCTGGTGCTTTCTCACGATTGGCATCACGCTCGGTAGCGCATGGGCCTACTACACGCTCGGTTGGGGCGGCTGGTGGTTCTGGGACCCCGTCGAGAACGCCTCCTTCATGCCATGGCTTGCGGGGACTGCGCTCCTGCATTCCGCCCTGGTGGTCGAGCGTCGGAACGCCCTCCAAAGCTGGACGATCCTCCTGGGGATCGTGACCTTCTCATTGAGCCTGATCGGAACGTTCCTGGTGAGGTCCGGGGTGCTCACTAGCGTTCATGCCTTCGCACAGGATCCATCGCGTGGCGCATTCATCCTGGCGCTGATCCTGGTGGCAACCGGCGGCGCCTTGACACTGTATGCGATCCGGGCGCCAGGCCTGAAGCACGGTGCACTGTTTGCAGCGGTCAGCCGCGAGAGCGGCCTCGTCCTCAACAATGTGCTGCTCACGGCAGCCGTGGCCACGGTGTTTCTCGGCACGTTCTACCCGCTCCTCGTCGACATGCTGGGGAACGACAAGATCTCCGTCGGCCCTCCCTACTACAACATGACGTTCGTCCCCATCATGGTCCCTGTGCTGCTCGCCATGGTGATCGGCCCGGTTCTGAAATGGAAGCGAGATCTCCTCGTTGCGGCGCTGCAACGGCTCCGCCTGGTCGGGGGGCTTGCAGCACTCGTCACCGTCGCAATGCTCATCGCGACGTTCGGACGCCATGTCCTGGTCGCGTTCTTCTTCGGCATCGCCGTCTGGCTCGTCGTCGGCTCTCTGATGATACTGGTTCATCGCGTGCGCCTCGGCACGACGACTCCCTTGGCGACCTCGCTCAACCTCGCGCGCACCACGCCACTCGCGGTCTACGGCCTCGTGCTGGCCCATGCGGGAATGGGCGTCACCGTCGCAGGCATTACCGGGATGACCGCGTGGGCCAGCGAGAAGGTGCAGATGCTGCGGCCGGGCCAGAGCCTGCAGCTCGCAGGCTATGACATCAAGCTGCGTTCGATCGGAAAATTTCCAGGTCCCAACTACGAAGCCGAGCGTGGCACCTTCGACATCACGCGGAACGGCAAGCCGTTCACGCAGCTTTCCAGCGAGCGCCGCTTCTATCCCGTCAGACAGCAGCTGACCACCGCCGCCGGTATTCGTACCAACCTGATCTGGAACGTCTACGTGACGCTCGGCGATCCCGACGACAAGGGCGCCTGGGCGGTGCGCTGCTACTATCATCCTCTGGTGCCGCTGGTCTGGATCGGCGCGCTGCTGATGGCTTGCGGCGGCTTCATCTCGCTTGCCGACCGGAGATTGCGCGTCGGCGCACCGCGGCGGGCGATGCCAGCTGTACCGATTGCCGTTCCTGCTGAATAG
- a CDS encoding ankyrin repeat domain-containing protein, with amino-acid sequence MIIPLVCLASWTAPLIALAGDASVPRGNPAGSNSEMSGASQAADTAIRAGRPDDALKLLERAANAGDPEAQYRLASLYRAGLGTRSDDALAFKWMEASATKGHVKAQYNVAAMYLAGRGTPADPDRARDWLRKSAAAGYQPAEQLLADIANRISRPRARELERDSARKPLPPPNAQAATRNGHPAIIDAALRGQLDPMRQLIAAKADVNAVNEDGDTPLAIAAAAGHLRLVELLLAAGATPNTGNRRGDTPLMLAADKDHGDVVRLLLTKAADPSAARGDGSTALLIAVGRCNGAAIAALLDGASGNLPASADGRTPLMIAASSCANGVLDRPLIQKSDLNAADGQGRTALWYAANNGNTRALEQLIRAGADVNGADADGKTPLLSAIEGRSSPASLLLLDHGADPTRATRSRNTALILAARAGLADVVGELLRRKADPNVRNGQGMSALMMAAHEGHIGIAQSLVAAGAEKQLTNKRHERATDIATASGHGDIAKLLE; translated from the coding sequence GTGATCATCCCCTTGGTCTGTCTCGCGAGCTGGACGGCACCGTTGATTGCCCTGGCCGGCGACGCATCGGTGCCGCGCGGCAACCCGGCGGGCTCGAACTCCGAAATGTCCGGCGCGAGCCAGGCCGCCGATACCGCAATCCGGGCCGGACGTCCCGATGACGCACTGAAGCTGCTCGAGCGCGCGGCAAATGCGGGCGATCCAGAGGCGCAGTACCGGCTTGCATCACTCTACCGCGCCGGTCTCGGCACCAGATCGGATGACGCTCTCGCCTTCAAATGGATGGAGGCGAGTGCAACAAAAGGACACGTCAAAGCACAGTACAATGTCGCAGCGATGTATCTTGCGGGACGCGGAACGCCGGCCGATCCCGACCGGGCGCGGGATTGGCTGCGCAAATCGGCCGCGGCCGGTTATCAGCCCGCCGAGCAGCTGCTGGCCGACATCGCCAACCGGATTTCGCGCCCCCGTGCCAGAGAGCTGGAGCGCGACTCTGCGCGCAAGCCCCTGCCGCCTCCCAACGCGCAGGCGGCCACGCGAAACGGCCATCCGGCCATCATCGACGCGGCGCTGCGCGGTCAGCTCGATCCGATGCGCCAGCTGATCGCAGCGAAGGCCGACGTCAACGCCGTCAATGAGGACGGCGATACGCCTCTGGCGATTGCCGCAGCCGCCGGGCATCTTCGGCTCGTCGAGCTGCTGCTTGCCGCGGGAGCCACCCCGAACACCGGCAACCGGCGCGGCGATACGCCGTTGATGCTGGCAGCGGATAAGGATCACGGAGACGTTGTCAGATTGCTGCTGACGAAGGCCGCCGATCCATCCGCAGCGCGGGGGGATGGCTCGACCGCACTGCTGATAGCCGTCGGCCGTTGCAACGGCGCCGCCATTGCCGCGCTTCTCGACGGTGCCTCCGGCAATCTACCAGCGTCGGCCGACGGCCGGACCCCGCTCATGATCGCGGCATCATCGTGCGCCAATGGCGTGCTCGATCGGCCACTCATTCAGAAGTCTGACCTCAACGCCGCCGATGGCCAAGGCCGCACGGCACTCTGGTACGCCGCCAACAACGGCAATACGCGGGCGCTCGAGCAACTGATCCGCGCAGGGGCCGACGTCAACGGCGCTGACGCCGACGGAAAGACGCCGTTGCTGAGTGCAATCGAAGGCCGCAGCTCTCCGGCTTCGCTGCTCTTGCTGGACCATGGGGCCGATCCGACACGCGCGACCAGAAGCAGAAATACCGCCCTTATCCTCGCCGCGCGCGCTGGGCTTGCCGATGTCGTCGGCGAACTTCTCAGACGCAAGGCCGATCCGAACGTGCGCAACGGCCAAGGCATGAGCGCGTTGATGATGGCGGCTCATGAGGGACACATCGGTATTGCGCAGAGCCTTGTTGCCGCCGGCGCTGAGAAGCAACTGACGAACAAGCGGCACGAACGTGCCACGGACATCGCCACCGCCAGCGGTCACGGCGATATCGCCAAGCTTCTGGAATAG
- a CDS encoding NAD(P)-binding domain-containing protein has translation MALDLLIVYAAPMLGVWATYMAVRKRKEIKSVAKLSAAKDAGLLEPASLHPIIDPALCIGCGSCVRACPEGDILGLIGGKASLVEPSHCIGHGACKAVCPVNAITLVFGTETRGIDIPNVDEAFQTNVPGIFIAGELGGMGLVRNAIEQGRQAIDSVRRIKNVGKSDMLDVVIIGCGPAGLAASLACLQHRLRFVTLEQDSLGGTVAHFPRGKLVMTAPFTLPLAGKFNFRELSKEQLIAFFMSIVRKARLKVNVGERVEAVARVGDSFDVRTNRGSYRTHAVLLAIGRRGTPRKLEVPGEEQTKVVYRLIDPEQYRGQHVLVVGGGDAALEAACSIADEPGTTVTLSHRSESFGRAKLKNRQRTEATARSGRLRVIYNSSVKRIGHDDVDIDADGDTSTMRNDAVIVCVGGILPTAFLKSMGIEVETKYGTA, from the coding sequence ATGGCGCTCGATCTGCTGATTGTCTACGCGGCTCCAATGCTTGGCGTCTGGGCCACCTACATGGCCGTGCGCAAGCGAAAGGAAATAAAGAGCGTCGCGAAGCTTTCGGCGGCCAAGGACGCCGGCCTGCTCGAGCCGGCATCGCTCCACCCCATCATCGATCCTGCCTTGTGCATCGGTTGCGGCTCATGCGTCAGGGCGTGTCCCGAGGGCGACATTCTCGGCCTCATCGGCGGCAAGGCCTCGCTTGTCGAACCCTCGCACTGCATAGGACACGGCGCCTGCAAGGCGGTCTGCCCCGTGAACGCCATCACGCTCGTATTCGGCACCGAGACGCGCGGCATCGACATTCCGAACGTGGACGAGGCCTTTCAGACCAACGTGCCCGGCATCTTCATCGCGGGGGAGCTCGGCGGGATGGGCCTGGTCCGTAACGCCATCGAGCAGGGGCGCCAGGCGATCGACTCCGTCCGCAGGATCAAGAATGTCGGCAAGTCGGACATGCTCGACGTCGTGATCATCGGCTGCGGCCCGGCTGGGCTCGCAGCCAGCCTTGCTTGCCTGCAGCATCGGTTGCGCTTCGTCACCCTCGAACAGGACTCTCTCGGCGGCACAGTCGCGCACTTCCCCCGCGGCAAGCTGGTGATGACTGCCCCTTTCACGCTTCCGCTCGCGGGAAAGTTCAACTTCAGAGAGCTCAGCAAGGAACAGCTGATCGCCTTCTTCATGAGTATCGTCCGCAAGGCTCGTCTCAAGGTGAACGTCGGCGAACGCGTCGAAGCGGTCGCCCGAGTCGGAGACAGCTTTGACGTCAGGACGAACCGCGGCAGTTACAGAACGCATGCCGTGCTCCTGGCGATCGGCCGCCGCGGAACACCGCGCAAGCTGGAGGTTCCCGGCGAAGAGCAGACCAAGGTCGTCTATCGACTGATCGACCCCGAACAATATCGCGGCCAGCACGTGCTCGTCGTCGGCGGCGGCGACGCCGCACTGGAAGCCGCGTGCTCCATCGCCGACGAGCCTGGAACGACGGTGACCCTTTCCCATCGCAGCGAATCATTCGGTCGCGCCAAACTGAAGAACCGCCAACGGACGGAGGCAACCGCCCGATCGGGACGGCTCCGCGTCATCTACAATTCGTCAGTCAAACGGATCGGCCATGACGACGTCGACATCGATGCTGACGGTGACACGAGCACGATGCGAAACGATGCCGTCATCGTTTGCGTCGGCGGCATTCTGCCGACCGCCTTCCTGAAGAGCATGGGTATCGAGGTCGAGACGAAATATGGCACGGCATAG
- a CDS encoding pyridine nucleotide-disulfide oxidoreductase yields MTILVVGVIGVGWLQREEEYVTPGSGTGYWLGIYGSIAMLSLLTYSMRKRFKSLRGIGSVPFWFRTHMLLGVIGPVLILFHANFKLGALNSNVAFFAMLIVAISGVIGRYIYSKIHMGLHGGKARVKELLAEAEAMRMELGQEIQAASFVSRELTAFSKGLDNRVPRTALGSLRTGAIIAARTRRLRVNVTAEARRLIRAEGKRARWSWSERRRREKRIDETVRRYAAAVRKAAEMTFFERLFSLWHVLHLPLFFLMLLAGLVHVWAVHHY; encoded by the coding sequence ATGACGATCCTCGTTGTCGGGGTCATCGGCGTCGGATGGCTGCAGAGGGAAGAGGAATATGTCACGCCGGGATCCGGTACCGGATACTGGCTCGGAATATACGGCAGCATCGCGATGCTATCGTTGCTGACCTACTCGATGCGCAAGCGCTTCAAGTCGCTGCGCGGGATTGGCTCGGTGCCGTTCTGGTTCAGGACTCACATGCTGCTGGGCGTCATTGGCCCCGTGCTCATCCTGTTCCATGCCAATTTCAAACTGGGTGCGCTCAACAGCAATGTAGCGTTCTTCGCAATGCTGATCGTTGCGATCAGCGGAGTGATCGGCCGGTACATCTACAGCAAGATCCACATGGGTCTCCATGGCGGAAAGGCCCGTGTCAAGGAGCTGCTTGCGGAAGCCGAGGCGATGAGGATGGAACTCGGTCAGGAGATACAGGCAGCTTCGTTCGTATCGCGAGAGTTGACCGCGTTCAGCAAGGGGCTCGACAACAGGGTGCCGCGAACTGCGTTGGGTAGCCTCCGGACCGGGGCGATCATCGCAGCGCGCACGAGGCGGCTGCGTGTCAACGTGACTGCGGAAGCGCGCCGACTCATTCGCGCCGAGGGTAAACGTGCGCGATGGTCGTGGTCCGAGCGGCGGCGCCGCGAGAAGCGAATCGATGAAACCGTGCGGCGGTATGCCGCGGCGGTGCGGAAGGCCGCCGAGATGACGTTCTTCGAACGGCTGTTTTCGCTCTGGCACGTTCTGCATTTGCCGCTGTTTTTTCTCATGCTGCTCGCGGGTCTCGTTCATGTCTGGGCTGTCCACCATTACTGA